TGCCGATGAGGTTGGCGTGGACGATGGCGAAGAGCAGTGCCAGATAGACGAGCATGTGCAGAAAACGCCATGCCCCCCCGAGACGGCGCCTGAAGATGGCGGCACCGGCGGCGATGATCAGCATGTAGAGGGCAGGGCGTCCGGCAAGGGCCCAGAACGCCCCCCATGAGGCAAACGACGGGATGAACACCGACGGGCTGGCGGCCAGCACCGCCACGGAGAGGGGGTGGAGAATGGCGGCAGAGAGACCGAAGGCGACAAAGAAATGGTGCATCCGGATGAAGGGGCGACCGAAGACGGCCCTGATCTCGCCGAGAAACGGCGTCATCATGGCGGCCACGGCAAGTGCGCAAAAGGCGTTGAGGGCGAAGAGACGGACGAGGAGTGCCAGCGGGGTGGGCGCCCCCCGCAGAACGGCCTGGAGGCTGACGATGCCGAAAAGGGCGGCAATCACCACTGCCAGCAGAACCCCCCGCCGCTCCATAGGATCACCCGCAGACGGGCGGCAGCCTACATCAAGGTTGCGGCGGATGGGGGAGCGCCGAGCGCCAGCATGCGATCTTCCTGTCGAGGCCGAGGCGTGCATGCGCCGGACTGGTGGAGGGCAGCGACACCACTGTCACGCCGGGGAGGTCCCAGGTCTCCGGATGGGTTCTCCTGAGCCATTGTTCTGCCGCCCTGCCGTTGAGGGCGACGACCCGGATCGTGGGGTGCTCCCCCAGAAGGGCGGGGATATCGTTTGCGACCGCATCCCGGATCGAGGCGTCGCTGCTCCCCTTCCGGGTGCACCCGGAGAGCACGTCCCAGAGTGCGACACCCCGTTCGGTCAGGGCATGGAGCCGTTCAGGATAGGGGAGGGCGTGCGATACCCCGAAGAGCGCCTCCATCACCCTCCAGAAGGCGTTTGCCGGGTGGGCGTAATATTCGCCGGCCCTGAGCGATATTTCGCCGGGAAAACTGCCGAGTATCAGGACCACGGGGTCCGGCCCGATCGCCGGGGGGAGACCGCTCATCCTGATTCGTACCTCCAGAGCATGCACGCACCCTCGTCCCGCCGTTCGCCGGGGGAGAGGGCGAGCAGGCGTTCGCTCGCATGCTCCCTGCAGACCTCGGCAGCGCAGCAGCCGTAGATCTCCATGCCGATGGCAGGTTTTCCACAGATGGCGCATTTTCCTTCAGCACGTCCCATCTCTGCCGCCTCCCCGCTCCTGCCCCCGCATGGAGAGGGCGATCCGTTTTCGCCCGGCATCGACCGAGAGGACGGTGACCCTGACCCGCTGGTGGACCCGCACGATCTCGAGGGGGTCGCGCACATACCGCTCCGAGAGTTCGCTCACATGGACAAGGCCGTTCACATGTACGCCCAGATCGACGAAGGCGCCGAATGCGGTGACATTCGTGACAACGCCAGCGAGCACCATGCCGGCCTCCAGGTCGTCGATCGAATGGACGGCAGCATCGAATTCCGGCGGTTCATACGTCCCTCTCGGGTCCAGACCCGGCCGCTTCAGTTCGCTTCTGATATCCTGGAGGGTGGGGAGACCGAGATCCGGCGTCACGTAGCGGGTGAGGTCGATGGCGTCCGGGAGGGTGGGGTCGCCGATGAGGGAGCGGAGCGGGCGGTCCAGGTCGGCGGCCATCCTCTCGACAATACCATAGCGCTCAGGATGGATGGCAGTGGCGTCCAGGGGGTTCTCCCCGCCCCGCACCCGCAGAAATCCGGCCGCCTGTTCAAAGGTCCGCGGCCCGAACCCGCGCACCTCCATGAGACCGAAACGCGATCCGAATGCCCCGTGCTCCTCCCGGTGGGCGACGATCCGCTCCGCGAGCCCGGTCCCGATGCCGGAGACATAGGAGAGCAGGGACGGACCGGCCGTATTCACGTTCACCCCCACCCGGTTCACGGCCGCCACCACCGCGTCATCGAGGGCGGATTTCAGGAGGCTCTGGTCGACGTCGTGCTGGTACTGCCCGACACCCAGGGACCGCGGCTCGATCTTCACGTATTCGGCCAGGGGGTCCTGCACCCGCCTCCCGATCGAGACCGCACCCCGCACGGTGATGTCCTGGTCAGGGAGTTCGCGGCGTGCGATCGCCGAGGCCGAATACACCGATGCACCGCACTCCGAAATGGATATGACCGGGACCGCCCTCCCGAAGGCTACGCCCCGGAGAAAGGCGGCGGCCTCCCGCCCGCCGGTGCCGTCGCCGACGGCGATGACCTCGACCTGGTG
This genomic interval from Methanofollis fontis contains the following:
- a CDS encoding DNA-deoxyinosine glycosylase yields the protein MSGLPPAIGPDPVVLILGSFPGEISLRAGEYYAHPANAFWRVMEALFGVSHALPYPERLHALTERGVALWDVLSGCTRKGSSDASIRDAVANDIPALLGEHPTIRVVALNGRAAEQWLRRTHPETWDLPGVTVVSLPSTSPAHARLGLDRKIACWRSALPHPPQP